A window of Macrotis lagotis isolate mMagLag1 chromosome X, bilby.v1.9.chrom.fasta, whole genome shotgun sequence contains these coding sequences:
- the GPR101 gene encoding putative G-protein coupled receptor 101 — MSLSRELTNSTHLPGDPNNSSYDSSGGSGGNGSLDCDNGNGNGNGNGDGSEAPSMISLFHCIVRISLLSSLICVSLLGNLLLLLVFRRKPQLLQVANRFILNLLVADLFQTAVVMPWVVAGSLPSFWPLSQNLCTTMVTLMHLFAYTSINTIIVVSIDRYLSIIYPLSYPNKMTTSWGGMFILGTWIVSLIQSAPPAMGWGEIDFDKDSSLCVVVWSSSASYTVMNILLSFLCPVAILVGCYGMVFQAARRQNAIVHPVRPRSLEEPIEENPVAGDLASEEEEEDGDGILTIPRSFQANPRRCSAKPKPYYCKAARVIFVIIASFILCIGPYCLLAAVSAGVGAAPPWINSCIFLLFFLQCCLHPYTYGYMHKSIKKELTLALLGLFCKKPPRGHNSSTDNNFAMTMTMTESRAFPSHFSLTSAWKS, encoded by the coding sequence ATGTCTCTGTCCCGGGAGCTCACCAATTCCACTCATCTCCCAGGAGATCCAAACAACAGCAGTTATGACAGCAGTGGCGGCAGTGGAGGGAACGGCAGCCTTGACTGCGACAACGGCAATGGCAACGGCAATGGCAATGGTGATGGCAGCGAAGCGCCCTCCATGATCAGCCTTTTCCACTGCATCGTCCggatctctctcctctcttctctcatctGCGTCTCCCTCCTGGGGaacctgctgctgctgctggtgtTCCGTCGGAAGCCCCAGCTCTTGCAGGTGGCCAATCGCTTCATCCTCAACCTCCTCGTGGCAGATCTGTTCCAGACGGCCGTGGTGATGCCCTGGGTGGTGGCTggctcccttccctccttctggCCCCTGAGTCAAAACCTGTGTACGACCATGGTCACCCTGATGCATCTCTTTGCCTACACCTCCATCAACACCATCATCGTGGTGTCCATCGACCGGTACCTGTCCATCATCTACCCCCTGTCTTATCCCAACAAGATGACGACCAGCTGGGGAGGCATGTTCATCTTGGGCACTTGGATCGTCAGTCTGATTCAGAGCGCCCCACCTGCCATGGGTTGGGGGGAGATCGACTTTGACAAAGACAGCTCCCTGTGCGTCGTGGTCTGGAGCTCCAGCGCCTCTTACACCGTCATGAATATTCTGCTGTCCTTCCTGTGTCCGGTGGCTATCCTAGTGGGGTGCTATGGGATGGTGTTCCAGGCAGCTCGAAGGCAGAACGCTATCGTGCATCCTGTGAGGCCCCGAAGCCTGGAGGAACCAATTGAGGAGAACCCCGTGGCTGGAGACTTGGCcagtgaggaagaggaggaggatggggATGGCATCCTGACGATTCCTCGCTCTTTCCAGGCCAATCCCCGGCGATGCTCTGCCAAGCCCAAGCCTTACTACTGCAAGGCTGCCCGAGTGATCTTTGTCATCATCGCCTCCTTTATCCTGTGCATCGGACCCTATTGTCTGCTGGCCGCCGTCTCTGCTGGGGTGGGAGCAGCCCCCCCTTGGATCAACTCCTGTATCTTCCTGCTCTTCTTCCTGCAGTGCTGCCTCCACCCTTACACCTATGGGTACATGCACAAGAGCATCAAGAAGGAGCTCACCTTGGCCTTGCTTGGACTCTTCTGCAAGAAGCCACCCCGGGGCCACAACTCCAGCACCGACAACAACTTTGCCATGACCATGACGATGACCGAGAGCAGGGCTTTCCCTTCCCACTTCTCTTTGACCTCGGCCTGGAAATCCTAG